The genomic stretch CCGAATGACCGTTAACGGTTTGTTATGTAAAAATGGAAGCATAAGTGGAGAAATTCTAGCTAAATAATTCAAATAATCAGCTTTGGTAACGCCTTTCCATAGAAGCTTCTCCGCATTCGTAATCGTAAGCTCTATATTTTCCACAGTGATTGAATGTTGTCCCATGTACAATCCTCCCATGATCGGTCAAAACAAAACTGATGAAACCTCGGGTGTCTCAACTTTTCTTTATATAGATCAAGGTATTTAAGCTGAATGACTATGCCTGGATCTACATACGTTAAACCAGCTTTTTCGTATACTTTATTACGTTTCATCACTTCAAATAAAGCCGTTCTTTCTTCTGAACGGAGCCCGTGTGTAAAATTCGCCACTTGATAAATATCACCCGATCGCTTCACAGCTGTATGAAAATACCCGTTTGTTTGGTCATATGCATGCAAGAAAACAGTAGCAAGTTTCCAATTTTTCACCTTTAACCAGGTTTTCGTTCGTTTTCCAGGCGAATAGATGCTGTCAGCTTTTTTGCAAACCATTCCTTCCCCGTTGTGAGAGGTAATTAAATTCCATAGGGGATCGGCATGAGTGTATGAAGCAACATAATAAATACTGTTGTTGGAAGGGATTTTTTTCATGATTTTTTGAAGATATGTCTTTCTATTGATTAGTGGAGTTGATAAAAGGACATCATCGT from Bacillus sp. Cs-700 encodes the following:
- the ligD gene encoding non-homologous end-joining DNA ligase, translated to MTSTYLPMLPTLTASIPYNTNWLYEVKYDGYRTFLYWDGNTITLTSRNGHNFNKKFQLLHHSLIKLFKESNISFCILDGEVCVLKNKYFANFEALHTGQEENLSFMAFDLIELNDDVLLSTPLINRKTYLQKIMKKIPSNNSIYYVASYTHADPLWNLITSHNGEGMVCKKADSIYSPGKRTKTWLKVKNWKLATVFLHAYDQTNGYFHTAVKRSGDIYQVANFTHGLRSEERTALFEVMKRNKVYEKAGLTYVDPGIVIQLKYLDLYKEKLRHPRFHQFCFDRSWEDCTWDNIQSLWKI